TTACGCGGCCTCCGGTAGCTCCCCTGCCGGAGGCCGCAATGCTTTTTGTCAATTCCAAACGCCAGGACGCGCCGACTCTTTGGGCCATAACCCGACATCTGAGGCCTGGTTCGAATGCGGTTATCCCATGATCCCTATATCGCGAACTCGGACAATGAAGCCTGCGCGCGACGCTCGAAGATGACCGCCCCCTGGCGCCTGGCAATATCGGCAGCTGTCGCGAAGGCTGATCGTGCTTCAGCCTTATTGCGACGATCACGCGCCAGTAAGCACTCGCCGCGCAAACGATAGATCTCAGGCAGATAGATGCCGATGCCTGCCTCGTCGATCCCCGCGATCGCGCGGTCGAGATGACCGAGCGCGTCCGCAGGCCGGCCGGCGGCAAGCAGCACTTCCGCGGCGAGGCCGAGATAATATTGCGGCAGCGGACCGACCGCGGTGGCGTTGGCGATCTCGGCGTCAATCAGGTGCACGGCGTCCGCGACGCCTGCGCCTGCCGCCGTCGCCCATCCGACGAGTATCAGGCTGCTCGCGCGCCACGGCGGCAGGCCGAACTTGTCCGCCAGCGCGGCCGCGCGATGCGCCGCCCTGTAGGTAGCCTCGCGGTCTCCGCCAAGCTGGTGGCCGATACCGGTGTTGTGCAGCCCGTGGCCGAGGCTGTTCGGATGATCGAGCATTTCGGCGAGCGCGATTGCCTGCTCGAAATGCTGCCTTGCGTGTTGTTGGTCGCCCGATAGCTGCCAAGAATTGCCGCACTGGGCATGCGCGCAAACGCCGGGATCGTGGCCGCCAAACGCGTGCGCAAGGTGACGGTGCCGCGTCATGTCGTAAAGCGCGATGGCCTGCTGGCAACCATCCAGCGCGCCGCGGACATCGCCACGAAAATGCGCCGTTGAAAACTGGCAATGATAGGCTTCGAGCAACAATTCGCCATCGCCGGACTGTTGCGCGAGCAACACCAGTTCACTGGCACGGTCACGCGCCAATGCCGTCCTGCGGCTCAGATTGGCGTTGATCCAGAGACCCCATTTGGCTTGAAAGGATGCGGGGCGGTCGCCGAGTTTCTCGCCGATCTCGCTGGCTTTGGTATAGGCCGTCTCGGCCTGAACGCTCTGCATGCCGTGCGCGACGACCGACGCCGAACCGAGCTTTAGCCAGAATTCCAGTTGCCGGCGCAGACCGTCCTGCGGCGACATGGTCTCGGCGAGCTTGAGACCCGCCGAGAAATGCGCGATCGCCTCCGCATAGGCCGAGCGGCTCACGGCCTGGTCGCCGGCGCGCATGCGGTAGTCGCAAGCGAGAGAGAGCTGCCCCGCTTTGCCGAAATGATACGCCAGCAGCTCCGGTTCCTTCGCGGCGATGTCGCCAAAGCGCTGCTCGAGCGCAAGACCGACGCGCCCGTGCCATTCTCGGCTGCGCATCAGCAACAGGCTTTCATAGGCGGCGTCACGCACCAGCGCGTGCTTGAAGTTGAAGCTCCGCTCGAAGCCACGCACCTCGGGAAACACAATTCCCGCGGCAACCAGCTTTGCCAGCATGTCTTCCAGTTCGTCGTTGTCCTTGCCGGCAACCGCTTCCAGCAAGGCAAAGGTGAATTGACGGCCGATCACCGCGGCAATTTGGGCCACCTCGCGCGCCCCGCCGAGACGGTCGAGGCGGGCCATCAGCGAATCCTTCAGCGTCGCCGGCACCGAATCCTCGCCTGCCGATTCCATTACACTTCGGGTCAGCTCTTCGACGAACAGCGGCACGCCATCGGTCTTGGCGATGATCGCGGCGATCGTGTCCGCCGCCAGTCCATGCGCGGCAGCGACGCTCGCGACCACCTGCATGCATTCGGGACGGCCGAGGCGTCCGAGCGTTACCAGCGTTGCGTGTGGCCTCGACAGCCAGGGCGGCGTGAAATCCGGTCGCGCCGACACCACGACAAGGAGCCGCGCGCGGGTGATGCTGTCGGCCAGTCGCGTCATCATTTCGAGCGTGGTGGCGTCGATCCAGTGCGCGTCTTCCAGCACGATCAACACCGAATTTCCATCGCGGACCCGAACCATGATCTCGACGATCACCGCGAGCATCGCGGCCTTGCGCTGCGCCGGCGACGCGGCGGGAGCCGCCTCAGTCAGGGGCACCGACAACAGCTCGGCCAACAGCGGCAGCGCAATGGGATCGGCGATGCTTCGCGCCGCGAGGAGCGCGCGGAGTTTCTCGGTACGCGCATCCGGTGTATCGGCAGGCGCAAAGCCCGCGGCGCGATTGAGATACTGGATGACGGGATAAAGCGCGCTATCGCTATGATAAGGTGAACATTGCAGATTGATGCGCGCATGCGCTTCGCCTGCGAGCTCTTCTTGGAGAGCTTCGATCGCGCGCGATTTTCCAATGCCGGCTTCGCCGATCACAGTCACGATCTGGCCTTCGCTATGCTGCGCCAGATGCCAGCGTTCGCGCATCAAGCCCATTTCATGTGCGCGGCCGATCAGCGGCAGGCCTCCGGTGCGGATCGCGGCAAAGCGGCTCTCGACCGAAGCTTCGCCGCACACGCGCCAAGCCGGCACCGGGCGGGCAAAGCCCTTCAGCTCGTGCTCGCCGGTGTGGGTGAGTTCGAACAGGCCACCTAACAATTTTTGGGTCGACTCGCTGACGAGGATGCAATCCGTCCCGGCCAGCGCCTGCAGCCTCGCGGCGAGGTTGGGCGTTTCACCGACGATGGTCCGCTCCTGCGCCATGCCGGTGCCGATGATTTCGCCGACCACGACGAGGCCGGTGGCGATGCCGATCCGCGTCTGCACGTGGGTGCCGTCGGGCATTTCGATTGCGCCGACTTCCGACAGAATTCCAATCGCCGCGCGAACGGCGCGCTCCGCCGCATCCTCGAAGGCGCGGGGAAACCCGAAATAGGCCAACACGCCATCGCCCATGAACTTGGCGACAAAGCCACCGTAACGCCCGATCGCGCCGGCCACCGCGTCCTGGTATCGCCGGATCAGGCCGCTGAGCAGCTCTGGATCTAGCTTCGCCGACAGCGCCGTGGAACCGACCATATCGGCGAACATCACGGTCACTTGTCGCCGCTCGGCATCGCCAGAGGCTGGCCCCTCTACGGCGGGTGATTTCTCCCCGGAGGAGAGCGGGCCGGCGGAAGAAGATTCGCCGTCGGCGTTGCGCGCCGCGATCGCCTTCAAAAGCCGGCGGCGATTACCCAAGGACAGGCCTAGTCGCTCGAAATCGTGGTCATCGAGGTCGGGCAGGATATCCAAGTCGATGTCGTTCGCCTCGAACGCGTCGGCGTATTGCTCCAGATTGTTCCCACGCAACCAGTCGCGAAGATCGCTCATGCAGTCGATTCCCAGCCTCATCAGGGAGTCAGACTGCCACATTTTATAGAACTTGGAGATGTGATTTCGATGGGCGGAGTGCCTTAGGTCTGCGTTGGGTCATTCGCGTCGTTTTGACCGTGGGTCGCTCAGTTCCGGTCTTCCCCGCTTAACGGACATCTTCAGAACCGGTCGGCATGTCTTAAGCGTGCCAATAGGCGACTTGAACGTGCTCTAGGTGGGCGTGCCTTGACCTCCAGGGTACTAGGTCTGCCCGGACAAGTTTATTTTCAGATAGTGAAGCCAATTACATTTGTCTGCTACTGGAGGGGCTAGCATTAACTCAGCTTCTTGCTTTTAAGGAGGCGCCTGATGCTAACAGCGATCAACAACCGAAACCCCGAACATAACGCTCGCGACTGGATGGTGACGCTTTTGGGTTGTGTCGGCCTTCCAACATTGGATGTGTTGCGAAGGAAGCGCGGTGAAAGCAAACCGAAGCTGCTCTGGAAACAATTTGACGATACCCATCATTGGGATTCAACCGCGGAGGAATGGGTCCCCAACGATCCGACGTGATCGCCATGTTCGACATTCACAGGCGCCCGTCATCGAGAGGCGGATGAATGCGGGTCAAAGGCGGCGGTCGAGGCCAGCGCAATGCTTTGCCCGATTTACCCTCGACAGCCGACGTGGCGGCACGCTCGCCGCGTGGTCATGCGCCCCAGTCAGGTCGTCAGACCTGGGGCTCGTTCAGTCTTCCGCGAAGTGACGCTCGGGACCGACAACAACGAGGCGTCAGCGCCCGAGCTGTTCTCGGCGGCACGGCCAGAGGATAGAAGTGGTGACGCCGTGAAAATCTGGAACCACACCCAGGTGGCCATGAGAGGGAAGAGGATCATCGGCGCACCTCGCGGATGAACATGCCCCAGTGCGAGCAGCTGATCCATTCACCATGATCGGTCATGTCATCGGCTCCTTGTGTAAAAGTATTCGAAGCGGCTCAGAATGAGGTGATCGACGCGACCTCGCGACGGCCTAGCAACCGCGACAAATGCCATCGATCATGCGGTCGAGCGCCGCGTTCTCCCGATTGATTGGATCGTTCGGATTCATCAGGTCTCTCTCCGATGGCGCTTGATCGGCACGCGGCTGGACATGCCCTCCTCCCAGTGCCTCCGGCAGCGCTTGCTGGCCTGAATTCATCGACGGCGCCGCGACCGGATTTTGCATGCCGGCCGGCGGCATCGGGGCGGCGATGTGCGGCTGTGGCAACCTCGCCGTTCGGGACGCATTGCCGGCGCCGCTCGGATCGACCGCCGTGTTGAACAATCCGCCGGCGTTCGCCGGGCCGCGCGGAATACCACTGATCGGCACATTTCCCGTTGCCGCCGAACCCGCAGGGCGCGCAAATCCGCCGTGCCCCCCATGTCCCCCGCCTCGCGCAAATGCGGCAGGAGGCGCCAGCACCAGGAACAATGCGATAGCGATCTGTGCTGCTCTGTTGGACATCAGGGAGTTCCTTGCGCTGCTCTGGAACAGCGAGCCGCAAACCTGATGTAAGTTCGCAATCCATCAGCACCATTAAATTGGATTTTAAGGGGTCAGAACCCGGGGCGCAGCGAGCTCTGCCTCCTCGGCCTCTTCCGTCGCGCGCTTGGTATGTTCGCAGAAGTTTGGCCCTGATTCCGTCAGGCTCCGCCCTCGCGTGGTGCGCAGGAGCAGACGAATGGGCGCATCGGTTGTGCTTCGACATTGTCGAATTCGTAGAGCTTCACGCACCGAGCAATAATTCCATCCTGGAATAACTTCTATTCCAGCCGGCCGCCCGCCTACTGACACGACGGTGGCGGCAGCGCACCGCTACGCAACGACCGTCTTCAAGGGGACGGCTCGCGCCGCGCCCAACTCCAGCGATTAAGGAAGCGACGATGTCGAGACTACAGAACAAGGTTGCCGTGATCACCGGCGGCACTAGCGGGATTGGATTGGCGGCGGCACAGCGGTTCGTCGCCGAAGGGGCGTTCGTCTATATCTTCGCGCGCCGTCAAAACGAATTGGACAAGACGATTGCCTCGATCGACCGGAACATCGCCGGCGTGCAAGGCGACGTACGCAAGCTCGACGACCTCGACCGCCTCTATGCCAGGGTCGCTTCCGATGGCCGCAAGCTCGACGTCGTGGTCGCCAATGTCGGCGCCGTCGACAGCGTGAAGCTCGCCGATGTCACCATCGAGAGCTTCTACTACAACTTCGACGTCAACGCCCGAGGCGTGCTATTCACGGTGCAGAAGTCGCTGCCGCTCCTGAACAATGGCGCATCCGTCATCCTGACCAGCACGATCGCTTCCCTGCGGGGCTTCCCCGGTCGCAGCGCCTACGCCGCCTCCAAGACCACACTGCGTTCCTATGCCCGGACCTGGACGATGGAACTCAAGGACCGCGGCATCCGGGTCAACACGATCACGCCGGGTCCTTGCGACACCCCGCTGATCGACGCCCAGGTTAGTTCGCCCGAGGAGGCGGCAGCCATCCGCGCCAAGCATGCCGCGAACATCCCGCTCGGCCGCATGGCCCGGCCCGAAGAGATCGCGGCCGCGATGCTGTTCCTGGCGTCAGAGGACAGCAGCTTCGTCGCCGGCAGCGAACTGCTGGTCGATGGCGGCATGTGCTCCGTCTGAGCCGGCCCAGGCGATCGTTTCCAGCGCGCTCAAACCGTCCGGCGCGTCGTTCACCCGACAGGCCCAAACGCGGCCGCTCCCATCTCGTAAAGAGGATTTGAATGCCAAAGCTCCAAGGAAAAGTCGCCCTCGTCACTGGTGGCAGCAGCGGAATAGGTCTCGCCACCGCCCAGCGCTTTGTTGAAGAAGGCGCGTTCGTCTACATCACCGGGCGCCGACAGACGGAACTGGACAAGGCGGTATCGCTGATCGGCCGCAGCGTCGCTGCAGTACGGGGTGACGTGTCCAACCTCGCCGATCTCGATCGGCTCTATGCCAAGGTCGCCAGCGAGAGGGGCAAGATCGATATCCTCTTTGCCGGGGCGGGCATCGTCGATCCTCAGCCGCTCGCCGAGACGACGGAGGAAAGCTTCGACAAGGTCTTTGCGATCAACACGCGGGGCTTGGCCTTCACGGTGAAGAAGGCCCTGCCGCTTCTGAATGACGGCGGGGCGATCATCGTGATCACCTCGATCGCCGAGAACAAGGGTATCCCCGGTTTCACCGCTTACAGCGCCACCAAGGCGGCGGTCCGCTCCTTCGTCCGCACGTGGACCGCGGAGTTGAAGGATCGTCGCATCCGGGTCAATGCGATCAGCCCGGGCCCGATCGACACGCCGATCTTCGAGCAGCAGGCGCCGACCAAAGAGGGCGCTGACCAAGCCCGCGCCCAGTTCGCTGCGGCCGTCCCGTTCGGGCGGCTCGGCCGCCCGGAGGAGATCGCGTCGGCCGCCTTGTTCCTCGCTTCTGAGGAAGCAGGCTTCATCGCAGGCGTGGACCTCCCAGTCGACGGCGGCATGACCGCGATTTGAAACGATCGGCGCGCCACCTTCGACGATCTCCTCGTTGAGGGCGGCGACCGCTCTTTGGGGCCTCCCAGAGCCTCACTCAAAGCCGGAGCGGTTGACCAGCGGCGGCAATGCGAACAGGCCGAAAGCGACCATTCCGAACGCCACGGCAACGAAATTCCATGTGACGTCGGCTTTTAGCCAGACCACCACCAAGCCTCCGAGCACTGCGATGGCGGCCCGAAGCAGAGCGGCGAGGACGGAAGCTTCCATTCGCCGCGTCGCCTGCCCGACGCAATAAAGAACATAGCCAAGCCCGAAGAATCCGAAAAAGGGCCCGACACGGTGCAGATATTCCGCGCCGACTTGCAGCACGGACGGGTCCTGGCTGAAGATTCCGATCCATTGCTCCGGAAAGGCCGCCGCGGCCAGTCCGACCAATTCGGTTACGGTGCAGGCCATCACCACACCGACCCACGACGCTTTGACGGCTCGTTCCATCTGACCGGCGCCGAGGTTCGCGCTGATCACGATTCCGACCGGACCGCCGATGCCGTAGGCAAGCGGGACCAGAAGAAACTCGAGCCGCGAGCCCGCGCCATAGCCGGCCAACGCCTCCACGCCGCCCATCGCCACATAGGCCGTGACGATCGCGAGCGTCAGATTGGTAGTGGCGGAGACGACGGCCGACATGCCGCCGACATGGAGGATCGCGAGCGCTGGCCCGAGCGAAAGTCTTGGCACGCGGAATGACGGCTTGAGGACGCCGAACCGGCCCCAGAGATAGGCTGCGTAGGCCAGCGTTCCGAAAGCGTAATACACCAGCATCGCCACGGCACCGCCGGTGGGACCGAGCCCCTGATAGCCAAACGCGCCAAAGATCAGTGCCGGCGAAAGCGGGACAAGGATCAGGGCGCCGCCGCACACCACGATGACGGGAACTTGCAGGTTGCCGGTGCCGCGAACCACCGCCATCAGGAGGTTGAACAACCAGATCAGCGTGGCGCCCGCAAAGATGGTCGACGAATAGGAGAGCGCGATCGCAAGAGCGTGTCCGGAGAGGCCCATCGCGGCGTAGAGGCCCGGACCCAGCACAACCATGATGGCCGTCGTCGCGACGCCCAGCGGAACGCCGAGGGCTGCAGCGTACCACGCATGGTCGCTTGCGGCGCTGACCCGGCCGGTCCCGAGGGCGCGCGCCACGGTGGTGACGAAGCCGCCGCCGATCGCACCTTGCGCGACCGCAAGCACGAGCGAAACCAGCGGGAAGACCGGCGCGACACCGGCAAGCGCGTCGACGCCGGTCCGCGATACGAAATAGACCTCGAGCAATCCAATCAGGATCTGGACCATCATGACCGTGGCATTGGGCAACGCGAGCCGCAGGATCATCGGCGCGATCGGCTTCTCCAGCAGCATCCGGGTGCGGGCGTCGACTGCGGCGGGGCGAACGTGGGACTGCCCGTTCTGGCAGCTTTCGATTGCCCGCGCGGAAACTTTCGAAAATCCGGCGCGCGCATCGCGCGATTCCTTGCGGCATTTATCGGATCGCGAAAGCTCGCTGGTTGGACATGACATGATGCCGGAAGCTTGCATGGCGGATGCTCCATCTTTGGAGCCGACGATTACTCCCGGCAGGGGCCGCTGATCGAACGATAAGATTTGACAACGCCTGTTAGCGCTTCTTACAACTGACGGATGGCTCGATTACCGCCGCTGGAGACCTTGCGGGTGTTCGAGGTGGCTTGCCGCCACGGCAGCTACTCCGAGGCGGCGCGCGAATTGCACGTGACGCACAGCGCCGTCAGCCAGCGCATCAGACAATTGGAAGAAGAACTGGGCCTGACGCTTTTCGAGCGGCAGGGCAACCGGATGGCGCTCACGTCAAGCGGACTCAAGCTGCAGG
This genomic interval from Bradyrhizobium sp. NP1 contains the following:
- a CDS encoding adenylate/guanylate cyclase domain-containing protein, producing the protein MSDLRDWLRGNNLEQYADAFEANDIDLDILPDLDDHDFERLGLSLGNRRRLLKAIAARNADGESSSAGPLSSGEKSPAVEGPASGDAERRQVTVMFADMVGSTALSAKLDPELLSGLIRRYQDAVAGAIGRYGGFVAKFMGDGVLAYFGFPRAFEDAAERAVRAAIGILSEVGAIEMPDGTHVQTRIGIATGLVVVGEIIGTGMAQERTIVGETPNLAARLQALAGTDCILVSESTQKLLGGLFELTHTGEHELKGFARPVPAWRVCGEASVESRFAAIRTGGLPLIGRAHEMGLMRERWHLAQHSEGQIVTVIGEAGIGKSRAIEALQEELAGEAHARINLQCSPYHSDSALYPVIQYLNRAAGFAPADTPDARTEKLRALLAARSIADPIALPLLAELLSVPLTEAAPAASPAQRKAAMLAVIVEIMVRVRDGNSVLIVLEDAHWIDATTLEMMTRLADSITRARLLVVVSARPDFTPPWLSRPHATLVTLGRLGRPECMQVVASVAAAHGLAADTIAAIIAKTDGVPLFVEELTRSVMESAGEDSVPATLKDSLMARLDRLGGAREVAQIAAVIGRQFTFALLEAVAGKDNDELEDMLAKLVAAGIVFPEVRGFERSFNFKHALVRDAAYESLLLMRSREWHGRVGLALEQRFGDIAAKEPELLAYHFGKAGQLSLACDYRMRAGDQAVSRSAYAEAIAHFSAGLKLAETMSPQDGLRRQLEFWLKLGSASVVAHGMQSVQAETAYTKASEIGEKLGDRPASFQAKWGLWINANLSRRTALARDRASELVLLAQQSGDGELLLEAYHCQFSTAHFRGDVRGALDGCQQAIALYDMTRHRHLAHAFGGHDPGVCAHAQCGNSWQLSGDQQHARQHFEQAIALAEMLDHPNSLGHGLHNTGIGHQLGGDREATYRAAHRAAALADKFGLPPWRASSLILVGWATAAGAGVADAVHLIDAEIANATAVGPLPQYYLGLAAEVLLAAGRPADALGHLDRAIAGIDEAGIGIYLPEIYRLRGECLLARDRRNKAEARSAFATAADIARRQGAVIFERRAQASLSEFAI
- a CDS encoding SDR family oxidoreductase; translated protein: MSRLQNKVAVITGGTSGIGLAAAQRFVAEGAFVYIFARRQNELDKTIASIDRNIAGVQGDVRKLDDLDRLYARVASDGRKLDVVVANVGAVDSVKLADVTIESFYYNFDVNARGVLFTVQKSLPLLNNGASVILTSTIASLRGFPGRSAYAASKTTLRSYARTWTMELKDRGIRVNTITPGPCDTPLIDAQVSSPEEAAAIRAKHAANIPLGRMARPEEIAAAMLFLASEDSSFVAGSELLVDGGMCSV
- a CDS encoding glucose 1-dehydrogenase, which translates into the protein MPKLQGKVALVTGGSSGIGLATAQRFVEEGAFVYITGRRQTELDKAVSLIGRSVAAVRGDVSNLADLDRLYAKVASERGKIDILFAGAGIVDPQPLAETTEESFDKVFAINTRGLAFTVKKALPLLNDGGAIIVITSIAENKGIPGFTAYSATKAAVRSFVRTWTAELKDRRIRVNAISPGPIDTPIFEQQAPTKEGADQARAQFAAAVPFGRLGRPEEIASAALFLASEEAGFIAGVDLPVDGGMTAI
- a CDS encoding MATE family efflux transporter; the protein is MQASGIMSCPTSELSRSDKCRKESRDARAGFSKVSARAIESCQNGQSHVRPAAVDARTRMLLEKPIAPMILRLALPNATVMMVQILIGLLEVYFVSRTGVDALAGVAPVFPLVSLVLAVAQGAIGGGFVTTVARALGTGRVSAASDHAWYAAALGVPLGVATTAIMVVLGPGLYAAMGLSGHALAIALSYSSTIFAGATLIWLFNLLMAVVRGTGNLQVPVIVVCGGALILVPLSPALIFGAFGYQGLGPTGGAVAMLVYYAFGTLAYAAYLWGRFGVLKPSFRVPRLSLGPALAILHVGGMSAVVSATTNLTLAIVTAYVAMGGVEALAGYGAGSRLEFLLVPLAYGIGGPVGIVISANLGAGQMERAVKASWVGVVMACTVTELVGLAAAAFPEQWIGIFSQDPSVLQVGAEYLHRVGPFFGFFGLGYVLYCVGQATRRMEASVLAALLRAAIAVLGGLVVVWLKADVTWNFVAVAFGMVAFGLFALPPLVNRSGFE